The proteins below are encoded in one region of Chrysemys picta bellii isolate R12L10 chromosome 4, ASM1138683v2, whole genome shotgun sequence:
- the LOC135983319 gene encoding uncharacterized protein LOC135983319: MTQDMGLEDKLPDLGGRRELDQKDNDSGSSWASSISELALSSSGEELLQRRSQPASRRIEVESEDEVSEPEMALSLSAVPLKPKRGRPPKNKSVEQPSQGKVQPPAGTPKSHARKPETKASEPSSPRSKKICENDSPVEKRKRGRPPKAHRVPIAPSAESPRKLGRPPKVRFSPVARSAESPCKQGRPPKAQGSLVVVTPSGELPRKRGRPPKAQGSLVVVTPSIESPRKRGRPPKAQGSPVAPNAESPRKRGRPPKAQGSPVAPNAESPRKRGRPPKAQCSPVIPSAELPRKRGRPPKIKSLEQLSQGEAQLPSGTPKSNIRKLETKAPELFSPGSETDGRESNSRLEKRKQGRPPKVRGALVIPHTDLPREWHRPSKNKSPEISKGDVQPPPGVPTSHVMKLETKMPELSSPRSRTSELPGEGEAQPSPSTPKPHAQKPGSSAPEPASSRSKTVSSEQPLEKRRRGRPPKVPWAPAVPTAESPSKRKRGRPSKSPALPHMEVAVMCSGSASDRDTSAENEPPLPGRKRRRRWRKEEPVLAGSESSLDSEDGVAPLWQKEKPDLGSETSALLPPQNAAPEAEPDGNSLGESGASEHPPARSTRSTAAVSSSKTGPISGSLRM; the protein is encoded by the coding sequence ATGACCCAGGACATGGGGCTTGAGGACAAACTGCCTGActtgggtggcaggagggagttGGACCAGAAAGATAACGACAGCGGCAGCAGCTGGGCCAGCAGCATCTCGGAGCTGGCGCTGTCCTCCAGCGGCGAGGAGTTGCTGCAGCGCCGCAGCCAGCCCGCCAGCCGCAGGATCGAGGTGGAGAGCGAAGACGAAGTTTCTGAGCCAGAGATGGCCCTCAGCCTGTCCGCGGTGCCCCTCAAGCCTAAACGGGGCCGGCCCCCCAAGAACAAGTCTGTGGAGCAGCCAAGCCAGGGGAAGGTGCAGCCCCCAGCCGGCACCCCCAAGTCCCATGCCAGGAAGCCAGAGACCAAGGCGTCTGAGCCCTCCTCACCCAGGAGCAAGAAGATCTGTGAGAATGACTCTCCCGTGGAGAAGCGCAAGCGGGGCCGGCCTCCCAAGGCGCACCGTGTCCCAATCGCCCCCAGTGCTGAGTCTCCCCGCAAGCTGGGCCGACCTCCCAAGGTACGGTTTTCCCCGGTCGCCCGCAGTGCTGAGTCAccctgcaagcagggccggccTCCCAAGGCACAGGGTTCCCTGGTAGTGGTCACCCCCAGCGGTGAGTTGCCTCGCAAGCGGGGCCGGCCTCCCAAGGCACAGGGTTCCCTGGTAGTGGTCACCCCCAGCATTGAGTCACCCCGCAAGCGAGGCCGACCTCCCAAGGCACAGGGTTCCCCAGTCGCCCCCAACGCTGAGTCACCCCGCAAGCGGGGCCGGCCTCCCAAGGCACAGGGTTCTCCAGTCGCCCCCAACGCCGAGTCACCCCGCAAGCGGGGCCGGCCTCCCAAGGCACAGTGTTCCCCAGTCATCCCCAGCGCCGAGTTGCCCCGCAAGCGGGGCCGGCCTCCCAAGATCAAGTCTCTGGAGCAGCTGAGCCAGGGGGAGGCGCAGTTGCCATCCGGCACTCCTAAGTCCAACATCAGGAAGCTGGAGACAAAGGCCCCTGAATTGTTCTCACCCGGGAGCGAGACAGACGGCCGTGAGAGCAACTCCCGCCTCGAGAAGCGCAAGCAGGGCCGACCTCCCAAGGTGCGCGGTGCCCTGGTCATCCCCCATACTGATTTGCCCCGTGAGTGGCACCGGCCCTCTAAAAACAAGTCTCCAGAAATCAGCAAGGGGGATGTGCAGCCACCACCCGGTGTCCCCACGTCCCATGTCATGAAGCTGGAGACCAAGATGCCTGAACTCTCCTCACCAAGGAGCAGGACCTCAGaactgccaggggagggggaagcacagCCTTCACCCAGCACCCCAAAGCCACATGCCCAGAAGCCAGGATCCAGTGCCCCTGAGCCAGCCTCGTCCAGGAGCAAGACAGTAAGCAGTGAGCAGCCTCTGGAGAAGCGCCGGCGGGGCCGGCCCCCCAAGGTGCCCTGGGCCCCGGCTGTCCCCACTGCTGAGTCACCCTCCAAGCGCAAGCGGGGCCGGCCCTCCAAGAGCCCAGCTTTGCCCCACATGGAGGTGGCAGTTATGTGCTCCGGGTCAGCCTCAGACCGTGACACCTCTGCTGAGAACGAGCCACCTCTGCCTGGCCGCAAGAGGAGGAGGCGGTGGAGGAAGGAGGAGCCTGTCCTGGCTGGCAGCGAGAGCTCGTTGGATAGTGAGGATGGGGTGGCCCCGCTCTGGCAGAAAGAAAAGCCAGACTTGGGCAGTGAGACCtcggccctgctcccaccccagaaCGCCGCCCCTGAAGCAGAGCCAGATGGCAACTCGTTGGGGGAAAGTGGTGCCTCTGAAcaccccccagcccgctccacccGTAGCACAGCAGCAGTTAGCAGTAGCAAAACGGGGCCCATCAGTGGCTCACTCAGAATGTAG